tgaaaaattaccacagtcgacgtttgagaccaagatcctttcaagtcggagacttagttttgcgactcaatcaagagcgcactgaaaaactcgagtcgccatggcttggcccctacgtcataacggaagtaattgaaggaggagcgtacaggataaaggacaagaagacaggggttcccgagaaaaacccctggaacgtagcacagcttaggcggttctacgcctagagttgaaatatagtccttctctgtaaaaatacaatgtactgaaacgcccgcgagttttcagacgcactcttttccttttcggggcaccgagtggggccggaaaggtttttaatgaggcgggctcgcggtgctgcaatataataaagacagtggagatatatttcttatttttcgacacgctcgggggctcaatgccttcaagtttcaaaatacgtacaatatagacatattagacttaccaaaatatttcgccttggtacactaaatacctcgccaaatatcggaagctaataaaatCATAAACATAGTGTATGCGCCAAAGAAACTTACTGCCTTGgtctaagaacctcgcaacaaaaatatagaactgtaacaccacgacactcgggggcttccaacccatcaatgaaaaaacagagatatcttattatgacaggagggaaaacctccaagatagaaaaacagtatagactccagccaaaagctcgggggctcagtgatcaaaaacacagcttgacaatatagattgtatttacaaatacacaaaaatgtatcaatgatagaaatacagcaaaggagaggaaaaagttttcaagggaaacctagcacatgatctatggttatccgctcagtagaagggcgagtactatgttcagcatagcttcccttcacgaagaactcagaatccatccgaagaagttcatccatcatatctttggcaacaggagtcaccaaatcgtcaatcttgcccacatttctctttttctttgccatcttcgccaaacaagtaggaacaatttgatctatgggcaattttggatgacaaatttttatcatcatcatggcaaatcttgcgccagcagaaagttgagctcgcacaaagccatggattcgaggagcatctcgaaatttctccattaaagctggaagagtttctggcattttgttccgagggaacatggtcccataaactaagaataaagtcttcgtacagaagtcaaggaaatcgcggacttgagccgcgcgatcttgaaatctgacgatttggcggttgcgctcaggagtaacccaaaaattggacccatgttgcgcagccagtctcagcaaaacagtggttcgagcttcaacacgttggtcttcggcagcaacaTCCAGAAACGAGCCTGACACATCAAACAAAAAATCAAGCAAAGAAGGGTGGAGAATAATATCCAATATGGTTACGAgcgggaaacatacctgtcatgtccaaactggcatcagtcattagctgaagcatataattctcgcgagaagaagcttcagcagcttcagcaacagcggcatccttcgcagcgatggcttcctttgcctgttgaagagcagtttcctctctctcggacgcttgtcgacatttttccatcatcgcaagagtttgtttcttcatggattgaagctgttgtcgaagttcttgcaaatcttccgacaaatgtttgcttgaagaaccttcgagagggttatcgtcgattagcattttcttcgagaaggaagaagcaggtgaagcatcggtagagcaaggattggtcgaatagttgtcaaatattaactggaaaagaaagcgccaggatcaatgataatgccagagggaatttcattaatttctagacaaatttacataggcattacaaaagaagtttctccaaaaggactaccaggataattgtcgccacagctaattTGGCGACAGGGGAAAAAGAGACAgaaaaagcaaaaaacaaagaggcatgcaactagacctccggccttgatgagctaggagttgaagctggtttgatcccgagataggccaggattttcttcgtgttgggcttggctgccttaatcaacgacctccatcttgactgctctatctgatcggtgtcgccaaccttcatccaatcaacagtttgttatTGTCGCCGACAGTGGCAACAAGATTCTCGCTTGACAATCTTCATGTTTTTCTGGCGCATCTTCaaaccaaggtcctctgatgaattgaagctctgggcaagggcaaggaaagtcttgggctcctctttcttcgggaagaagtaggggaacagcgccgacaatcccgcatcagcattcgccacgccttcacgaatttcggatccatgaagctccagataagaaagtgcgtcaaggagaggatcattgtcgggattctccagctcaaattcttggtttgtttgacctgcAATAGGGAATCAACATCGGTCAAGAGCAAGAAAAAACAGGTcccataaaaaatagaagggaccGATAACATTACCCTGAATgcgtcgactttgcgatttcaggcgcttgaggatcccttgcTCACGAGTGgcttgtgcggctttgtgctcgattaaagcagtttcagcatcttcaATTTTCTTCTGCAGtttctcgacactagcagcttttgctttggcttcatcagcctctgctttggctttgctagcaacaagttcggctttcttacgggccgcttcactttgctctagtttttgagcaagtacctcggcacgtttgttggcctctgcaagtttctctgccgaaataaaaaagaaaggtcaaaaattgcgacaaacgataggagcaagaagtcagaaacaacaacaacaacaaaaaaagttatcaccttcagttttgctggcatactcacggtacccaatgaattgggacccgatgcggataagctctttgatcatgggctgtcaaagaagaacaaagaaagagaaacatcggtatgaaaaaagagtgaaggcgtgaaaaagcaaaatagaggaaatatagatatcggcaagaaagtaaaaaaaaaaaacttacatcatccaagagcagagtagaagagctacccaattgaggggcaggctcaataatcgtttcaatccttgccctttttggtgaaggagcaagggggcttgatggcggagtagtgatgacgacgttttgttgaggaggtgaggattcttctccttcaactagcgtctccgaaacaagtaaagtatgtgacgcgctcgttcgaggagccacatcacgagctggtacttcttcctcgtcatcactgcgattaaaaatcgacagcataaaaagcaagacaaaacaaaaaTTTTGAGTACAGAAATGAGGAGAAATAAGaatgacttacgaactgacgagggatccaagataaggatcataagctgccttctgacgtgaaggatcaacttcttcggctttggaagtgccggaatcttcgacgtcattccttttccttttgctttttggagaaacagcgggaggaggagataacGCCGaagcagtgccttcggaagatcccgcagattttcgagaatccacaggttcattcacaaaagacggagcttcttgattgtcatcagtgacaatggccctttcttcgacttctccaccttcaggaagaggaggaagcgagacaaggtctggatgattctgtgcaaaataaaacagggagggatatcagaaataaagttacaaaaaagatagcaaagcaacaccAGGACAATAgacaaaaattacctcgggaagtggattggcggcgctgaatggcgtcacacggcaagaagaagggacagcatcttttttgttaagagatgaaatttttcggacaagtttttctaaatccttgacctccaaattcaccgacagccgatctacgtccttatcgccggcatatttccagagaggatgcttgcgagcctgaagcggctgcaccctagtcctaagaaagtatgcagtgatttggatacccgataactccttgccgtgagtattttgcaactcatggatacgagccatcaaggcttctgtcgacgccctttcttcttcggtggcctccgcgtccaatgagcggcggcgaaagattttttcggcgccatcaaaaggagggatgttgtcctccgcacatccgtggttttcctcctgaatgtacaaccacttcttgcgccatccttgaactgagtcaggcagcttgacgtcgaagtagtcgacagtgggccgaacagaaatcacaacgccgcctatattataggcgacattgggcgagccattacggcggcagaagaaaatgcgcttccatagcgcccagttaggctggacgccaaggaaggcctcgcacagagtgatgaaaatagaaatatggaggactaaatttggcgtgaggtggtggagttgcagaccgtagacaaaaagaagtccacggagaaaaggatgaatgggggcggaaagaccgcggatgaggtggtcgacaaaacttacccggtaccccattggaggggttgggtagctttcctcactggggaagcgcaatgcctgggatttcttgctgatccccagcttcttcagcatgttgacgtcctgagcggaaatcttcgatctttcccactccgccgttccgagatccacggcggccatggaggactccggcgtgctatgccttgtcaagcgacgaggtggcatcaacaatggcgtaggaTTCACAGCAGGGAGGCAAAGAGCTTAGGAAACCGTGAATCGGAGGAGAAATTTGCAGCTGAGAGAAGGaagacggcgcgggcggaagtgcccaaggaagaagaagacggatttatataggggtgcggtgaaacgatgaaccgttggataaggaaaatgtgtgacagatgatagccacgtggcaacaagggtaaaaaagtaattcaacgatACGGAAGTTACGGAGActgcgccagaaaaagtggaggacgtgtgtcccccacctgcacgacgtgtcaagaaagtggatcaattgggcccgcatggcagcgacaACAGACTTGTCGCAAAAttctgactagcaatcgtggctatcgtcagcaataacgtcaccttggcagaaggaaaaattcgactacacaacttcataaaaggtgacatggaaaaaataatgctgagcctttgatcaaatacaagtttctgatcaaatgctcgggggctactttggaaaaaaggaaaagagatctagacagacaaaatagaaatggcgtgagcctatgaccaaatacaaatattcgttcatagcctcgggggctactcccatcgggagcgctgttcgcgcacccgagaaattataaaacttcgggagataaaaagaaaatatagcggtataaggcgtggagcctacaaccaagtacaagtccttggctgtagcctcgggggctactcccatcgggaacgctgttcgcgtgcccgataaaATCATAAGAAAGAAAgaggaaaaaagaaagatagcagagtatatttcgagttataaataactctgcatatactcccatcgggaaaccaatataagtcatctttgactcgataaaatgtgccattccaacagccaaaatagcactcgacaatatattctcagaacgccgaagttgcgatcaatttctgaatgtcgcaaaattgcgaaggtaagaccccagatccgttttgccgggcgtggcatcgccgaagactgcgctctgctacttttatccgtatcaacagatacgaagaaaaatcctaacggacgcgttaggtacccgataaattttactgggactcgacagaatggtaagaccttaagcggcacctgtcgaagtttacaccagtatcccgaggtcatgtccagggacgtgatcttgaagtaggtttttgcggattgccactagagcagttaactagtacctgatccgtcagatgaactagccccaactaccattatccctgtacaatatagaagtttatgagaagaaatataaagAAGTTGagtttgtcgaataaaaataaacagtggagattttccttaactctgcgattcaagcaaaatctcgggggctactgacataggcatcccaaatgggcctgccgaagatagtacccggggtttactgaaggcctactacccgaagaataagaagattcggagcccaagatgtatttaaggaaagatagaattgtaataggaagtgttatttgtaatcttgcgggatgagttagaaaccttcccggactatgtaacttgtattacacgaatccctcggctccgcctcctatataagggggagtcgagggacacagagatcatcgaatcattgtttacaaaccctagttttcataatcgtcgagtacttttcggctgaaaccttcgagatctacttgccctctacttccaactaaaccctagcctacaatccataggcattgacaagttaataccttgtcagctggtatccttaaaaaagagaaggctcgcttatcaaatgtaattgatgagcttgaggctgttgcggaggttagaccgttgtctacgcaagagattgaacttaaaaatcaatcaaatgcgcagatggcgagtcttcttcgcgaggaggaactcaaatggtatcaacgttccaaagctcaattcatattggaaggagattcaaatacgcgatatttctatggcttagccaatgggatacatcggaaaaaacgtattcactctcttattcaagatgaagggttgattgaaggccatgagcaactcaaatcttacattactaattattataaaggtctgtttggtcctccggaggaaagcaCCTTCTCTCTTCATGAGGACTTAACGgacgatataccccaagtttctatggaagaaaatggtctactaaccgcaccttatactgaggaagaggttcagaaggcaattttccaaatggaatgcaacaaagcaccaggtcctgatggttttccagtggagttttatcaaactttctgggatacgattaaatcggaccttctagatttgttcagtgacctacacattggacaactagaattatttcgtctaaattttggtgaagtaatcttgttaccgaaagttaatgaggcagaaaggattcaacaatatagacctatttgcctcttaaatgtaagtttcaagattttcacgaaagtggccaccattagacttaatacggttgcggatcatgttgtccagccatcacagacagcctttatgcaaggaaggaatatccttgatggagtggcggtcttgcatgagacggtacatgtgatgcattctaagaaattaaatggggttattttaaaactagattttgaaaaaggcgtatgataaagtcaagtggtctttcctacagcagacactcaggatgaaaggtttttctccagagtggcgcgctctaataaatgattttgtgtatggaggtagtgtcgcaatccgggttaatgatgacgcCGGCCAcaatttccaaacacgaaaagggttacgccaaggggatccgttatcaccgatgttgtttaacattgtagaggatatgctggctatactcatagagcgggccaaggctgatggccagattgaaggagtgatcccacatctggttgatggtggtttatctatacttcaatatgccgacgatacaattctgtttatggatcatgatcttcaaaaagctcaaaatctgaaattaattttggcagCTTTTGAGCAGCTgtcaggattgaaaatcaatttccataaaagcgaattgttctgtttcggtgatgcccaaaacgaTACGGCTCTGTATACTGAGTTGTTTGGgtgcgggcaaggccaatttcctattcgttatttgggtattctgattcattatcggagacttacaatcgcggaatggaaattagtggaagaaagattacaaaaacgccttagtagttggaaaggtaaattgttgtccctgggaggaagattggtactcattaattcggtactcacaaatatggtactgtatatgttatcattcttcatcctaccgaaaggaattctgcataaactcgattactatcgatccagattcttttggcaaggggacaacgagaaaaagaaatatcgactggttaagtggagtatagtttgtagtcccaaagatcaaggagggcttggagttcatgacctggaggtcaagaattcagctctactgggtaaatggctgtttaagctacttactgaggatgggacttggcaaactattcttcggagaaagtatatcggttcgaagatactatcccaagtggtttggaaacctggggattctcacttctgggctggtcttatggcgacaaaaaatgtattctttcgccatggtactttctcaatcaggaatggagcacaaatacggttctgggaagatgcttggctagacaatgcacccttaagtgaacagtatcctgctctgtataggattgctcgtcgacaaggtgataccattgctactgtaatggctacctcacctccgaatgtgacgttcagacgggttttacttggacaaagacttGTGGCATGGAATACCCTAATTCAACGGCTCGGAGATATTCATTTATCGCACGAACTGCacgaatttagatggaaccttcatgtagatggtactttttccgtaaaatctttctacaatgcgatccttctttctgatttaccagttgatagcaataagaagatttggaagatgaagataccattaaaaattaaaatatttggatggtatcttcgtcgtggggttattctcaccaaagacaatcttgttaagcggaattggcatggaagtacacggtgtgttttttgtcatcaggacgaaacaatcaaacacttattcttccaaaGGTGCCgatgagatctatatggtcagtcatccaagtagcgtctaccctgtatcctccgactagtgtcgccaatgtctttggcaatcggcttcatggtatagattcaaggcttaagatgcttcttagggtgggggcgctagcagttatctgggcgctttggctatgtagaaatgacaagatctttaatgacaaaaattgctctttgttgcaggtcatctacagatgtataggtattctccgttcatggttacctcttcagagagtggagaaccgagacctatttacggaggtttgtacacggttggaggctacggcgagggatacttttttcctacatgggtggcagcataatttacggatagatgccccacctacaccttaggcgttatatgattcatcgttccgatatgtatctcgcctagtttttactatttatccttttggacttgagacaacaaaacggctgtgtgcatcctggttatgcagaggctggatgtaattgcttcttaaagtaataaaacatcctttatcgaaaaaatataaaaaatcgTCGTGCTAAAGCCCCAAAGAACTAGCGCATGAGAGATGCAACCATCGCCGATAAAGAGAAGCGTAGATTAGAAGGAACATCAACCAAATCCGGCAGGATCAGCCAGAAACAAACCTCCACACACCCGTGGACGTTGGACGCATCGCTGCAATGGGGGCTAGACAGGGAGGACTTTATTTCATCTTCAGGGAGTCGCCACCGCACGTCTTCCTAGGTAGGATACAAACCtaaaaatatataaaaaaaaataaaaaatggagCCCTCCCACCGACAAGGACTAGGATCCACCGTAAAACCATGGCCCTGAGACCACAGGAGGCGAGACATATATATCTACGGCTCCATCGATAGGGAGGCAGGAAGCCCTAATTGACTAGGTCACAAACCGCTAGTAGAATTGGGTGGTCCTTCTATCGGGTGAGGCATTGCGCACTTTCATGAAACGGAAGGATGCAATGGCCAACCTCCACCGGTGGCACCATGTATGATGGAGAGGGACCATATGTGGTGGGACCTCGGTGCCGGCactgcccctcccctcccctgagCTAGTAGATCTATGTTATATTTTGAAATCACGGCTGTTTCTCATGATATGATTCGTAATTAATATAGTTTGTGCCTTTGAAATATTTGGTACAAGAGATACAACCCTGCATATAAACATAAAAAAACTTTTGAAGTGAAATGAAGGACAAATGGATTATATTGTGCTGAATAATGTTTGCCAAATCTAGGATCGCGTGAGTCCCAATCTGAAAATGGCACATCACAAGAGCTAATAAGTTTTGTACAGTTGAGTCGAAATTGGTAATTTCATCGTTGGCAACAATACTAAATTCTCTGTCCACAGTATTACGGCATATCTCCACTCTAGAAAAGAAATTTTGCTTCGGTATCCTGAGTTTTTGCTTCGGTATCCCCCTATTTATACTTTGCTTCTGGATCTCTCGATACCCTTCGTATGCTAACTTATTTATTCAACTTTAGTTGTtgagagggagagaaggaggaTACCAAAGCATACCTCTAAAAAGATGGCAGCTGGCAAATTGACTTGAATGGTTTACATCCGTGTAGACATGCATTCAGGACGAAACATCGTCCAACCCATTTGTTGGATTGAAGTACTGCTAGGCCGAGTCAATACACGCGCGCGTGGACTCGATCATTCTCTTCGACGACCTCCCATTCGTCGTCGTTCTCCGGCCGCTGCCCCTCCACATGGTCCCTCCGCCCCTTCTTGCCGGACGCCGCGTCGTCCGCCTCCTcccggaagtcctccatcctgaaCTTTGGCCTCCATGCCGGCTCCGCCACCCTCGTCCGCTTCCTCGACGAACCGGCGGCGCCGTACACGTCCCTCAGGGCTCGGATGTTCGCGAGCAGCGCGTAGAACCTCTCCACCTGCTCGTCCTCCCCGACGCCGCAGCCGCTCTCCACGGCCGCGCTGCTCGCATCGGCGAGGATGGTCGGCTCGGAGGGCACGCGGGCCGTGGGCGCGCCGTCGCTTGCCGGCTGAGCTTCCTTCTTGTCCGATGCGGTAGCCTCCATCACCTCTGGCGGTGTTCGGCCGATCGTCGTGATCTTGAGTATTGCGTGTGGGCGAGACAGGACAATCAGAGGATACGTACGTGGATGGATGGATCGATGATGCTTCATCACCTTAAATATATAGGCCGTGCCGGCCGCCATGTGCGCGGGTGGTAATGTCAACTGTTCAAATTGACCTTCTCATGCTCGTGCGAGCTGCAACTAGTTGCGGAATGTATGTCTAGAATGCTATTTTTTGTTCTGACATTTCCAAGTTTTcaaaaaatgcaaactaaaattctagacatacattgtgttgtgtcttgtgcatctgtaaagtttcatccaaaaatatgtcaaaatatgacctgtgtaaaaaagagaagacaTACGTAAATAGTGTCACgtactatttacac
This Lolium perenne isolate Kyuss_39 chromosome 1, Kyuss_2.0, whole genome shotgun sequence DNA region includes the following protein-coding sequences:
- the LOC127309701 gene encoding uncharacterized protein, with the protein product MAAGTAYIFKVMKHHRSIHPRTYPLIVLSRPHAILKITTIGRTPPEVMEATASDKKEAQPASDGAPTARVPSEPTILADASSAAVESGCGVGEDEQVERFYALLANIRALRDVYGAAGSSRKRTRVAEPAWRPKFRMEDFREEADDAASGKKGRRDHVEGQRPENDDEWEVVEENDRVHARVY